In the Pongo abelii isolate AG06213 chromosome 9, NHGRI_mPonAbe1-v2.0_pri, whole genome shotgun sequence genome, CCAGGGAtacagaaatgtaaacaaaaacaGAGCTTCCAGATAACATTATTGTGTGCTATGTAACTTTCAGAATACAGCAGCTCCCCAGACACTCTAAAGTCAAGTGAAACAAGAGTTTTGAGAATCAATCTATACACATTTCAGAGGGCAGTCCAGGAAGGAGCCTTCCTCTTAGGTCAGCCCAGGGCTGGGCCTGAGCCTGAGCCCGGGGTGGTGTAGACACTACCCATTTTGGACAGGGGAGGCCAAAGTGGTTCTGCTTCGGGTGGGGTTTGGCTTTAAGGGGCTGCCCAGCTGGCTGTGTTCTGGGGACCTCTTTTGCATTTGCCTCTGGCAGGCTGGCTCTGACCCctgcctgtctttccctttgGCCCACAAGACACACACCCCTTTACACCCAGAACCCCTTTCCCAGCTGCAGCAAgggagccagccagccagccaggacGGCTCTCCCCACAGCCACTCCAAACCCCAGCCTGACCAGGTGAAAAAGTCAGAAAAGAGGCAACAGATACAATTTGATAGCCGTCAAATCCTCTCCTCCCTCTGGAAGTTTCTGAGGTGCTGGTCATCATTCTGTCCCATGTGTTGCCACTGCGCTAGGGCTTTTGACTCAACCAAAAAAAGGGCCGGTCTTCCAGCCTGGTCCTGCAAGAGTGTCCTAGTGCTTCAGGTAGTGGATGGGCATCGTCATTCATCCCACCTGCCTGCCCCCTAAAGCCCCAGAAGGACACACCTTCAGCATCAGGCCAGCTCTCTGGGTCACTGGGGCTTGCCTCAACACGATGTGCAGGGCAGAGCCGGGAGGAAAGAGCAGAAGATGCCATGGGCTGTTCGCAGGAGCAGCCGTCCAGGGCGCCACTGGAGGAAGATCTTCCAGTGGCTGTCTCAGCACGTACAAAGAATAGGGGTGGGTTGGGGCAGCCCCCGCCCAGAGCCAAGGCACAGAGGAGGTTTGAAATGTCCAGGATAAATAGAAGTGCATGGGAATGGAGAAAAGCCAGCTCCATCCCACTCTTAAAAACATCACCATTGGCACCAAAAATATATTAACATCTGTACAtttgtcatctttaaaaaaaaaaaaagggaaataaaacctTCTTGGCACCTTGCAGTTTATTTCGTAGAAATGAGGTGAAATGTGGAAAGGCTTCCTGCACgtgaacatgcacacacacagcagtgcacacacaagcacacgcacacacatggcTGGGCACACGTGTGCCTCTCCTTGCCGGAAGGACAGAGCCCTCCAGAACCCTGAGCATTAGAAGCCCTGCCAGCTGGGGGGTCCGCAGCCAACCCCCACCGCAGTTGTTTGCAGGGGAACCCTTTGCCAGTGCTTTTGACTCTGATGTCCACTGGGGACCTGCAGCCCCTGCCCTGTGCTGAGAGGCAGGGGCAGTGGGATCCTAGCTCGAACCTCCTCTGGGTAGGAAGTCCTGCTGCCAGGCACACAGTGCCTGTCTCTGTGGGCGGCTGCTTCTAATTGAAGGCAGCCTTGGCCTCATCCCTTCTCCTGACATAGGCACATCTTCCCAGGCTCAGAACAGCCTCGGCCCATAagtcaaaaatgcaaaaatgagcaGAGGTCATTGCTGGGCCTGAGTGAGCACGTGTGCCCGGGGGGAGACCAAGGCACGGGGGCTCCAGTCCTGATCACTGGTGTTCGGGTGAGAGGTCACAGAAGGGTGGGCTGGCCAGGCAGCTGGGAGGCAATCCTGGATGCTCTCGGGGCCTCCAGGAGCACCCCCAGGGCTCGAGCCGCTCACAGGTGGGGACTGCCCTGCAGCAGGGAAGTGACAGTGTTCTGTAGTGCCACGGCCACCTTCTTGGAGGTCTTGCGCAGCAGCGGGCTGTCAGGGTGGTGCTCCTTCAGGTGCAGGACGTGGCCCTCCTGGCTCTCAGATGTGCAGCCGCACTCCTCACACACGTATAGCTTGGCCCGCCGCTCCTTGTACGCGTACTTCTGCTGCACGCCATGGATCTTCTTGAGGTGAGACTCCAGAGAGCAGCGCTGCGTGAAGgccttgtcacacaggctgcactTGTAGGGCCGCACGCCTGTGGGGAGGACAGGGGCCAGCATCAGAGACCTGGCAGGGACTTCAGAGGCTGTCGGCTGCTTCCAGACACAGAAAAGACAGGACCCCTGCCTCTAGGGCCAAGGAATGGACGGAGGCCTGTCCAACACCAACTTCCCGAGTGACTCTCAAATCAAAACGCCTAACTGATGAGCTCAGGAGGACTTTGGCCCTGAGCTCTGGGATGCCCTCCCAGGCTGCCCGTCACCGAGGGAGAGCAGGGGGTGCTGGACTTTTCCTGCACGGCCGCGGCCAGGCGGATCCGGTGTGCTCCTCCCAGCCATGGGCTTCCACTTACCAGTGTGAGTTCGGACGTGTCTCTTGAGGTCGAAGGTGTCATTGAAGCCCTTCCCACAGTACGTGCAGAGGTGCCTCTTGACGTCGTTGTGACACTTCATGTGGCGATTCAGCATGCGCTGGTAGGTGAAGGCCTTCTGGCAGATATGGCAGGTGAACAGGTCTCCACTGGGACTGTCCCCAAGGGTCATCTGTGGGTGAGGACAGCATTGCTGACACACATCCAGAAGTTGGGGCCACAGGCTGGCAGATTGGGAAGACGTGGATGCCAGCCCCCAGTGCCCCTGAGGAGGGTGGTGCCCACCTCCCAGAGACCACAGCTCTGTGCCGTCTGCCCGGAGATCGGCACTCCTCTGCAGAAACCTTGGCCCAGGTCCCAGGTCAGTCTCTGCCTACATCTCATTTGTGCCATGTCTCATGAGCTGGACGCAGGTCTACACGCTCGCCCCCGGCCCTCGGAGACAGCGTGAGTGGCATTACCTTCATCTTGGTGCGCAGGAAGCCATGGTCTCTGCTCTGGGGGCCTGTTAAGTGGCCCATGTCTTCAGAGGGCAGCTGGGCCACCACACAGGGCCCAGGGGCCATGCTGTAGCTAGAGTCTCGAAGGCTCATGTTCAAAGCCAGGGGGCAGGAAGGGGGTTCGGCCACGGAGGGTTCCGGCTCCCGGTAGGGCTGTGGTGGGCAGAAGCCCAGGCTGACTGGGGAGAGAACAGACAGGTGAGAGGCTTGGTAGAGAAGAGAGGGTCCAGCGAGTTTCTAGAAGCTTCCCTAGCCGTGAGACGGCTGGAACCTGGAGACTCTGTCCCTCCCATCGCAGGCATGCAGCAGAGCGGGGCTGCCCCGACCACCACTGCTGCACCACCCTCCCGCCCTATTAAGGTAATTGCAGGTGATGCCAGCCAAGCGCCACTGCCCGCTGAGTAATTTGTGTCTTAGCGGAACTGGGAGGACTGAACTGCCTTGCCAATTATCCCTCCGGAGTTGTCTGCCTGCCCCACCTGGGCCGGTCCCTCTGAATTCCAGGCCTCATCCTCTCTCCTGCAGGGACAAAGGGCACCAGTGGAGACCTTCTGCCCAGGAACAGCTCTTGGAACCTCATCAGAAGGGTCCCTGGTGGTCTGGGCCACTccaggcctctcctccaacaGATCTGGCTGGTGGCCTTGGGGGTTTGGGTGGTCCTAGtcctgcctcccacccccaccccagcaggCCGGTCCCTGCTGTTGCACCCTAGGGCTCCAGGCTCTCCACTCCCAGCTGGTCCCAGCTCTGCAGGGAAACAGGCCAGGTGGGTGGAACTGGGAGGAGGTCAGGGAGCCGCAGGTGGATGCAGCCTAACAGTCTCGGCAGCCTGCCCAGGCTTATGCAACCCTCCCCCTCGGCAGGACCGCTCGCCGGGGCATGTCGGGCTGGGCTCCCTCAGCAGCGGCAGCACCGATACCTGGCAGCCCTTGGATGCAGCCACGCCCCACGGCAGACACCTCACACCGAACGGGCCAGGGAGGCTTTGGCTGCAGACCCTGAGCCCAGTGCTGACTAGAGAGGACCAGAAAGAGAGCACTCTCGAGGGACACagacagacaattctcaaagccAACAGAGCTGGGGCAAATTTTtcaacttaatatttttcttccaaagaGCCTGAGCTCAGTACTTGAAACCTGTAAGCTAAGGACATCTTCCAAGCTTCAGAAGGAAAAATCACGAGGGGCCTATGACCAAAAGGATAAGTGAGCTTCCgagggaggctgatgtgggattGCAGAAGCAGGAGCACGGCCCTGTGCACCCTGCCATCCTGCAGCCGGCGAGACAGAGAACGGGCTTGGGCCCGGGCAGGAGGGCTGCCGCCCTCACCTCTTCTCCCAGGAGGACAGGGACGTGGGGGAAGCAGAGGAATGTGATTGTAGAGCAAGGCTGCGTTTGACAGTGCTGAAGTTTCGGGAGAGGCCCCAGCTCTCGCCCCCTCAAAACACAACAAAGGTCTGAGAGAGAAGAATGCGCCCGCCGCCGCCCAGAACCCGTCCTGCAGGCATTGGCGTCCGTCTGTCCGGGGACCTTTAATGAGCCACCTCATTCCTAGGGTTGATTCACCAGCGCCTGGCCCCAGCCTGGCCTCTGGGCTGGCATTGcacccttctctgagcctcagtgtcagGCTCAAGTCGTCGGGGTCTGGCTGTCTACCCAAGCCTGTTCCCCTGCCGCAGGAGCTGTCTGTGCccacagggctgggggtgggcaggggcGATGGTGAGCTTCTGATGCAGGCTCACCAGCTATTGGAGACCTTGGCTGAGAATTCAAAGCTGGATGACAGTTTCCATTTCTCAATCCAGGTGGAGACAAACAGGAACCTCTATCCTCCTCTGCCTGTTAGTACTGGATGGTGTGAGCAAGGTCCCCCAGCTGCACCACAGCAGGGCAGGAGACAGCAGGTGAGGGATGGGCTGAGCCCACAAGGGTGGCTGCTCTGGGCTGCCTTGCTCCATGAGAGGGGAGGCTCATGGTTAGGGTCCTGAGATCCATGCATTTGGGAGGAGACctgtgtcctttgcccacctcTGCTGTTCCACACAAACCTGGCTGAGCTGGTGCTGGGAGACCGGGGCCAGGGAGTGGGCCTGCCTGCTTTGGCTCTCTGGTCCACCTCCACACTGAGCGAGGGGCAGAGGAGGCTGGATGGGCGGCCACCCGCTGCCAGGGTGGGGACGTTTGCCTCATCCCACCCACCCCGCCAAACCTGTCTCCCTGCCACCCCCATAAGCATGTCCCTTCTGCGGCCACACGCACAGGGAGTGCGCACTGGCGTGTCACCTGGCACTGAGTGTTGCTGAGTGGCAGGAGGCAGGAAGCAGAACTGGTTGGGCCCTGCTTGTGGTGCTCTCTGTCCCTAATTAGATGTTTCCGGCAAGGCGGTGGCGCTATGACCACTTAGCACCCGCCCACAGCTGTGGAGTATGGCAAGGTCAAACTAGCTTGGTCCTCTTCCTACTGCCTGGGGGCTTATGGGTCCCCTCCTGCTGGCCCTACTTGCCTCTACCTGGACAATGTTGAGGGCCAGGCCCAGAGCAGAGGCATGGACACCGAGGGACCGTGTCCAGGGCAGCTGCCCATCGAGGCctgtctcctgccttagcctctgtaAGTCTTCCATCTCTTGGATGGAAAGCTGCTGGCCCAGATGCTGGGGAAAGTGCCGGGTCCCCCCATCCAAGGCCTCAGGACAGGGCTGGGCATGAGGCCTGTCCCTGGCTCTCTGGGGAGAGTAAGTGAAGCAGATGCAAGGATGACCCCCTCCTGGGCCCCACTGACCACATGGGTGCTGCCCCAGAACATGGGGGTCAGCCCAGTTCTGAAGGTGAGACGAGGGCCCAGCATGTCAGCACAGTGCAGCTGGTTCTCAGCAGCCTTGCACCCTTATCAGGAAGGGCTGGTGCCCCCCGTGCCCATCTCCTCTGGTCCCTGTAGGTCAGCTAGCAATCATCCAAAAGGACCCAGCACCAGCCAGAGGCAGGCCAGCCCGGAAACGCACGGGCCTGTCTCTTGGCCTTCTGTT is a window encoding:
- the LOC112135488 gene encoding uncharacterized protein LOC112135488; the encoded protein is MSHLIPRVDSPAPGPSLASGLALHPSLSLSVRLKSSGSGCLPKPVPLPQELSVPTGLGVGRGDGELLMQAHQLLETLAENSKLDDSFHFSIQVETNRNLYPPLPVSTGWCEQGPPAAPQQGRRQQDLLKWPMIQRSPDFTHGQLPSPSSLRPKDSPSPVLSETSHLPGFRLGTPKLNTDSLAAWVTGSRGTGFSPCHGDEDKFSLPP
- the OVOL1 gene encoding putative transcription factor Ovo-like 1, encoding MPRAFLVKKPCVSTCKRNWSELPDEERGEIYVPVSLGFCPPQPYREPEPSVAEPPSCPLALNMSLRDSSYSMAPGPCVVAQLPSEDMGHLTGPQSRDHGFLRTKMKMTLGDSPSGDLFTCHICQKAFTYQRMLNRHMKCHNDVKRHLCTYCGKGFNDTFDLKRHVRTHTGVRPYKCSLCDKAFTQRCSLESHLKKIHGVQQKYAYKERRAKLYVCEECGCTSESQEGHVLHLKEHHPDSPLLRKTSKKVAVALQNTVTSLLQGSPHL